A single genomic interval of Scyliorhinus canicula chromosome 15, sScyCan1.1, whole genome shotgun sequence harbors:
- the psmg3 gene encoding proteasome assembly chaperone 3, translated as MWSNQQLCQSARTLMAAKSIIRSKQAAEAVDGTLTEVVCTVFNDYIFVVVTQYGKMGTLISVTPHSVENEISKPTFSTKILMGKDEPLIHVYAKHLVTFVSEESGNKPVLLALALKDANVDSIKSIKQLIQSCRLW; from the exons ATGTGGAGTAATCAGCAATTGTGTCAATCTGCGAGGACACTAATGGCTGCAAAAAGTATTATTCGGTCCAAGCAGGCTGCAGAAGCTGTTGATGGAACCCTGACTGAGGTTGTGTGCACAGTGTTCAATGATTACATCTTTGTGGTGGTCACACAGTATGGCAAAATGGGAACGTTGATCTCTGTAACACCCCACAGTGTGGAAAATGAGATCAGCAAACCCACATTTAGCACAAAGATTCTAATGGGAAAGGACGAG CCTCTCATCCATGTCTATGCAAAACACCTTGTGACTTTTGTTTCTGAGGAGTCTGGGAACAAACCGGTGCTACTGGCATTGGCCTTGAAAGACGCAAATGTGGACAGTATTAAATCTATCAAACAGCTGATTCAAAGCTGCCGACTCTGGTGA